A stretch of the Cyprinus carpio isolate SPL01 chromosome B4, ASM1834038v1, whole genome shotgun sequence genome encodes the following:
- the LOC109108788 gene encoding NADH dehydrogenase [ubiquinone] 1 alpha subcomplex subunit 12-like — translation MAEYVHIVRRAAGQLTGHGGVKGFLLQLFRVNDIKTGALVGIDKYGNKYYEDNRYFFGRHRWVIYTTEMNGRNTLWDVDGSMVPAEWHRWLHCMTDDPPTTHPPEPKKFLARVHQFNNSGTPNCYVPYSTTHKKIHEWVPPKAGEK, via the exons ATGGCGGAGTACGTGCACATAGTGCGGCGGGCCGCGGGTCAGCTCACCGGTCACGGCGGGGTTAAAGGCTTCCTCCTGCAGCTCTTCAG GGTGAATGATATAAAGACCGGAGCCTTGGTGGGTATTGACAAATATGGAAACAAATACTATGAGGACAACAGATACTTTTTCG GCCGTCATCGATGGGTGATTTACACCACGGAGATGAACGGCAGGAACACTCTGTGGGACGTGGATGGCAGCATGGTCCCTGCCGAATG GCACCGCTGGCTGCACTGCATGACGGATGACCCCCCCACCACTCACCCTCCAGAGCCCAAGAAGTTCCTGGCCAGAGTCCATCAGTTCAACAACAGCGGCACACCGAACTGCTACGTACCCTACTCCACCACTCACAAGAAGATCCACGAGTGGGTGCCACCAAAAGCCGGGGAGAAGTAA
- the LOC109109381 gene encoding nuclear receptor subfamily 2 group C member 1-like has product MEGESPRIQLVSTDGGLQIVTEQQLAQKLQIVTAIDQAGAGKQQFILANLDYPNQEKLFIKQENSPTKVILTSADGSAVNQLLFTSPELTGQQIQFVTEGSEQGTTKPPVEYCVVCGDKASGRHYGAVSCEGCKGFFKRSIRKNLVYTCRGSGECVINKHHRNRCQYCRLQRCMALGMKQDSVQCERKPVEVSREKPANCAPSIEKIYIRKNLCSPLAAMPTFVSEKETARSTSLLDSNMLLNIQQSLSKLDNTILIPSSPDQNDSSQGDLGTLANVVTSLGHLSKSREMMDSSTDLSGIETMSNEDSVMMDIQREESNDVTRAFDTLTKVLQSEGGCGEEVAEGAVRVDEQTTALLELEGPLLSDMHVPFKLMMPLPMPDFLNLNYICESASRLLFLSMHWARSIPAFQALGSENSITLMKACWNELFALGLAQCSHIMNVETILTAIINHLQTSLDEEKLSPERVKLVMEHIWRMQEFCNSMSRMSPDAYEYAYLKAVVLFSPDHSGVDGTLQIERFQEKACMELQDYVSKVYPEDTYRLSKLLVRLPALRLMSAAVTEELFFTGLIGNVQIDSIIPYILKMESTDYNSQPISTAE; this is encoded by the exons ATGGAAGGAGAAAGTCCCAGAATTCAGCTGGTGTCTACAGATGGAGGCCTACAG ATTGTGACGGAGCAGCAGTTGGCTCAGAAGCTGCAGATAGTCACAGCCATTGATCAGGCTGGAGCCGGCAAGCAGCAGTTTATATTAGCTAACCTGGATTACCCCAACCAGGAGAAACTGTTCATCAAACAAGAGAATTCACCAACCAAGGTCATCTTAACATCTGCGGATGGGTCTGCAGTCAATCAACTGCTTTTCACATCACCTGAGCTGACAGGACAACAGATCCAG tttgtgaCGGAGGGCTCAGAACAGGGCACCACCAAGCCTCCAGTGGAGTATTGTGTAGTTTGTGGAGACAAGGCCTCAg GTCGTCATTATGGAGCAGTGAGCTGTGAGGGCTGTAAGGGTTTCTTCAAGCGCAGCATCAGGAAGAATCTGGTGTACACGTGCCGCGGGTCTGGAGAATGTGTCATCAACAAACACCATCGGAACCGGTGTCAGTACTGCAGGCTGCAGCGCTGCATGGCCCTCGGCATGAAGCAAGACT CTGTTCAGTGTGAGAGGAAACCGGTGGAGGTGTCGAGAGAGAAGCCAGCAAACTGTGCGCCCTCCATCGAAAAGATCTACATCCGTAAAAACCTCTGCAGCCCTCTCGCCGCCATGCCAACGTTTGTTAGCGAAAAAGAGACTGCCAG GTCCACCAGTTTACTGGACTCCAACATGCTCTTGAACATCCAGCAGTCTCTTTCCAAACTGGACAACACCATTTTAATTCCTTCTTCACCAGATCAG AATGATTCTAGTCAAGGAGATCTGGGTACTTTGGCCAACGTGGTCACATCTCTCGGTCACCTCAGCAAAAGTCGTGAGATGATGGACAGCAGTACTGACCTATCGGGGATAGAGACCATGAGTAACGAGGACAGCGTTATGATGGACATTCAAAGGGAGGAGTCGAATGATGTCACACG GGCCTTTGACACGCTCACAAAGGTGCTTCAGTCGGAGGGGGGTTGTGGGGAAGAGGTGGCTGAGGGGGCTGTCAGGGTCGATGAACAGACCACCGCCCTGCTGGAACTAGAGGGACCGCTGCTCTCAGATATGCATGTGCCGTTTAAG CTGATGATGCCGCTGCCCATGCCAGACTTCCTGAATCTGAATTACATCTGTGAATCAGCTTCTCGTCTGCTTTTCCTCTCAATGCACTGGGCACGCTCTATTCCAGCTTTCCAGGCCCTTGG CTCGGAGAACAGCATCACGCTGATGAAGGCCTGCTGGAATGAGTTGTTTGCTTTAGGTCTGGCTCAGTGTTCACACATAATGAATGTAGAAACCATCCTCACAGCCATAATTAACCACTTACAGACCAGCCTGGATGAAG aaaaactGTCCCCGGAGCGCGTGAAGCTAGTCATGGAGCACATCTGGCGCATGCAGGAATTTTGTAACAGTATGAGTCGCATGAGTCCTGACGCATATGAATATGCTTACCTCAAAGCTGTGGTTCTCTTCAGCCCAG ATCACTCTGGAGTGGACGGCACCCTTCAGATCGAACGCTTTCAGGAGAAAGCCTGCATGGAACTGCAGGACTACGTGAGCAAAGTGTATCCAGAGGACACATATCG TCTTTCAAAACTGTTGGTTCGTCTGCCTGCTCTGCGGCTCATGAGCGCGGCGGTGACCGAAGAGCTGTTTTTCACCGGTCTAATCGGGAACGTTCAGATCGACAGCATCATTCCCTACATCCTCAAAATGGAGTCTACCGACTACAACAGCCAGCCAATCAGCACCGCTGAGTGA